In Candidatus Electrothrix scaldis, the genomic window GATAGCTGAATGTTCGAAAAAGGCGGCCAAAGGTTGTTTCGTCCGGGATTAACCGCCATCCTGCTATCCGGCAAAGTACGCTATCTGCCCAGACTGTTGCAATATTGCTGATAGAACGAGCTCCGCCGATAATAGCTATCAAAGGGAGAAATATTATATCAACTGCATCATAAGTGGCGGTGGCTCCGCGTTGATGTTCTAAAGTTTCCTGGACAAGCTGGCCAACATTATGTTTTTGCAGGAACTTTACGGCAGGAATCAAGCCTGCCTGTGCTGTAACCCCTTTTGCTCCTTTATTAATTTGTATTTTTTTGGGCGAGACTCGGGCAGATCGTTTATTCTGTTTAGACTTCATAAAAATAGTGACCCTCTTCTGTAGTAATTTTACCTTTAACATATTGAGGATTATACTATTTTTACGATACCCTTTCAACTAATTGCAGGATTTAGGTAGATTGTCCTCAAAAATCCTCAATGCGCTGATTTAAAATGAAATTTAAATAAAAATATTGTAAAATATGCATGTTTTTGACGTTCACCCCCTCATAAGGCATGCACATGATTAGGTACACCAGTGACAGACAGCTTACACTTGAAGGATTCAGCCTTCCGTTTGGAGGTAAACTGAACCCTGAAAACAGATGGATCAAATGGCATAAAGTTATTCCGTGGGATGAGTTCGCCATCAGATATTACCGAACATTGGACCCGCGTCAGGGGCGACCTGCCAAAAATGCCAGATTGGTGATCGGCGCGTTAATCATTAAACATAAGCTGACGCTCAGTGACGAAGAAACCGTACTCCAGATTCAGGAGAACCCCTATCTTCAGTATTTTGTTGGGTTTTCTTCTTTTCAAGACAAGCAACCTCTAGCTCCCAGCCTGTTTGTTGAGATTCGAAAACGGATGGGAAAGGATGTCTTTTCTGCGTTTGAAGAAGTGATTTTGGAAAAACTTGCTCTCTCAAAGAAAAGTACGACAAATGAAGATGAAAAAGAGGATAAGGGTGAGGAAGAGCCCGTTGAAAATAAGGGAAAAATGCTTGTCGATGCAACGGTTGCTGAGCAAGCGATTCGTTACCCGACTGATCTGAGTTTACTCAACGAAGCCCGTGAGATTTCCGAGCAGCTGATTGATGATCTGTACAAACAGAGTGACTACCCCAAAAAGCCCAGGACATATCGGAGAGTTGCTCGCAAAAACTACCTGAACCTGGCTAAAAAAAAGAAACCAGGCAAAAAAAAATCTGCGGCGCGGACTTCGGCAGCAATTACAGTACGTCCGAAGAAATATACGATATATTGAAGAGTTGCTTGATAATGTTGGATCGGCACCTTTTCCACTTCCCCATCAGCAACAACGACAGTATTGGATCATTCAGCATGTGTATCGCCAGCAGGATGAGATGTACAAAAAACGAAAACGACGTTGCGATGACCGAATTGTTTCCATTGCCCAACCTCATGTACGACCAATAGTTCGTGGGAAAGCAGGTAAAAATGTGGAGTTCGGTGCCAAACTCAGCGTGAGCATGGTCGATGGTTTGGCTTTTGTCGATCATATTGGTTGGGATGCCTTCAACGAAGGCACGGATTTGCGTGAGCAAGTGGAGAGTTACAAGCGCCGGAATGGTTACTATCCGGCAGTCGTACTGGCTGATCAGATCTACGGAACAAGAGAAAACCGTAAATATCTCAAAGAGAAAGGCATTCGATTTGGTGGTAAACGAATGGGCAGGTCCCCGAAAGAGACAGAAGAAAACAAAGAACGTCTTCGGGAACTGAAAGCACAACGAATTCGGGATAGTCGAGAACGGATCCCCATTGAGGGGAAATTTGGCCAAGGAAAAAACGGCTACCGACTCAACTACATCCGGGCAAAACTTCAGAGGACCTCTGAAGCATGGATTAACTGTATCTTCCTGGTCATGAATCTGATGGTTCTGCTCAGGAAGTTGCAGGAACAGCTTGAAAATTTATATCTTTCACGGTTTTTACTTTTACGCAGCCAGCTGAATCATATTAGCGCTCGATTTTTTGCGTTCTTTGAGCAAATGCCAAGGCAAGTCCTGCAGTATTGCCTGTATGAGAGGTTGGCTTTTTGAGGATGCTCTAGGTACCATTAGTTTCCTGCTGGGCTTCTACGATATCATTTAACGGCAGCTTGAGCTTCATTTTCCCGAGCTGATGCTTGATTTGCATTTCCCAAATACTTGCAGTACTGAGCAACAAGCTGTTTTCAGGATCTTGGCAGAGCTCAAGAGCCTTGGGAGAAAGCCTGGAGATATTACTGTCCCACCAAATAAATGCGTGCGTATCGAATAAAATCTTCACGCATCTTCACCCAGCCAGAATTCATCCGAAAGCGAGTTATCAAAATCATGCGTGGTTTCAACTGCACCCGCATGCAATCCAGGAATACGCCCCCCTTTAGACCGAGAAAGGGGCACTAGTCGGGCCAAAGGAACACTTCCCTCTGTGAAAACAATCGCCGCCCCCTTACGGACAGCTGCCAACACGTCCTCAAGGCTGACCCGCGCACTCTGAATATCAACGGTTTTGGTCACCATATTTCAACCTCCCAGCTGAATAAATCTGCACTCTATCTTATGATTATACCATACTCTGTCGATTGAGCGAAACACCCTTCTGTCCGTCTTCACTGAAATCCATAGAGCAACAAGCCATCAGCAGCAGTTAAACACATATCAGCCCCACTCCTCCCTTGACGCCTCCCTTCTCACCCTGTAAAATCGACCACGGTCATCATTTATTTTCTCCAACAACTCAAGGAAATTTACTCCATGATCATCTCCGACCTTGCCGTCAAAAAAAGCATCTCTGTCCTGGTTCTGGCCGCCCTTATCCTGGTCATGGGTACCTACAGCTACCTCACCCTGCCCCGCGAGGCTGAGCCGGACATCAGCATCCCCCATATCTTTGTCTCCACCGCCTATCGCGGCGTGGCACCGGGTGATATCGAGAACTCCATCACCATTGAGATAGAAAATAAGCTCAAAAGCCTGGATGGGGTAAAAAACGTCAAATCAATTAGCTCAGAAGGCCAATCGCTGATCGATGTAGAATTCATCACCGGCATAGATATCGACGATGCCCTGCGCAAGGTCAAGGATAAGGTAGATGAGGCCAAAGGGGAACTCCCCACAGACCTGGAAGATGATCCCTATGTCTTTGAGGTCAATATCTCCGAGATGCCGATCCTGATCTTCTCCCTGGCCGGGACCTGCGGAGAACGCTGCCTGAAAGAAATAGCCGACGATCTGGAGGACGAGATCGAAGGCGTGCCCGGAGTACTGGAAGTGGAGATTACCGGCGCCCGGGAACGAGAAATCCGGGTTGAATACTTCCCGGAAAAGCTGGCCTATTACGGACTGAGCATCCCAGAGGTCCAGGCAGCAGTTCAGGGAGAAAACAGCAACACCTCGGGCGGTGCCCTTCATATGGGAGACGGCAAGTTTCAGGTCCGTGTACCCGGCGAATTCAAGACCCCGGAAGAACTCTACGGTCTTGTCATCGGAACCCACGGCGGGCAGCCTGTCTACGCCCGGGATGTTGCGCGGGTGCTGGACACCTTTAAGGAAGAGACCAGTCGTTCCCGGCTTAATGGACTCCCTGCCATCAATATCGTGGTCAAAAAACGTTCCGGTGAAAACATCATCGCCATTGCCGATGCCGTCGATGCCATCCTCCAACAAAGTCAACCTATCTGGCCTAAAGGAACCACAATTACCAAGGTATTAGATAAGGCCAAGGACACAAAAGCCAATGTTGCTGATCTGGAAAATAATATTCTCAGTGGCTTGGTCCTGGTTGTGGTGGTTATCTTCTTTGCTATGGGCATCCGCAATGCCCTGCTGGTCAGCATGGCTATCCCCTTTTCCATGCTGCTCTCCTTCACGGTGCTTCAGTTTTTGGGGATCACCCTGAATATGATCGTCCTGTTCAGCCTGACCCTGGCCCTGGGTATGCTGGTGGATAATGCTATCGTCATCATTGAAAACATCTACCGCTTCATGGAACAGGGCGTGGGCCGGGTTGAAGCGGCTATGAAGGGAACCTCGGAGGTGGCGATGCCGGTGATTGGGTCCACCCTGACCACCTTGGCCGTGTTCTCGCCCATGCTTTTCTGGCCCGGCATCATGGGTGAATTTATGGGATACCTGCCCCTGACCCTGATCGTCACTCTGTCCTCCAGCCTCTTCGTGGCCCTGGTGATCAATCCGGCCCTGGCCTCCCTGTTCATGAAGAGCGCCAAACAGGGGCGCTCGGTCTCTTCCGCCGAGGTGGAAGCGGCCGGAGAACAGCCCGTGACCATCCAGGGGCCGCTCCTGCGCCCCTATGCCGGGCTGCTCAGATTCAGCCTGGCCCATCCCTTTGCCCTGATTGCGGCGGCGGTCTTTCTCCTGGTCTTCATGATCCAGGGCTGGCTTTTGGTGGTGGGCATTAAAAAGCCTGTGGAATTTTTCCCGGATATTCACCCCAAGGGCATCTATGTTAATACGGACATGCCGGAGGGCGCAGATCTGAACTATATTGACGGTATCCTCCGCCAGATTGAGGAGGCCGTGGCCGGGAAAGGAGGCAATAGCAACACGTCAGATTCAGGTAAGGACACAAAATCCTCCGGTCCCAGCGACCTGCCGTATGTCAAAATCATCTACAGCAAGGCCGTCACCGCCACCGGCGGCGGATCTGCATTCGAACCCAATACCCCTAACCATGTGGGGATCCGCTTTATTGATCTGGAAGACCGCACTCCCCCCCGTACCACCTATGATACGGTGGACGATATCCGTAAACGGATCAAGGATATTGCCGGAGCCAGGGTCACCGTGGCAATGGAGGCGGAAGGCCCGCCCACGGGTGATGCAATTAATATTGAAATCAGCGGCGACAACTTTGATGTACTCAGCAGCATTACCAAAGAAATTCGTGCTGCCCTGGAAAAAATTCCCCATGTGGTCGATATTCGCGATAACTTTGTGGAAGGAACTCCCTCGGTACGAATCAAGATTGATCGCCAGAAGGCAGCCCTGTTCGGCCTCAACACCCTTGCTATCGCTTCGGCCATCAAGACCTCCTATAACGGTCTGGTCATTTCCTCCTTTCGGGAGGGCAATGAGGACTACGACATTACGGCGCAGCTGCCGGAAAAGGACCGCCGGGTCGATAATGTCCTGCGTGAGTTTATGATCCCGACACCGTCCGGGGTTATCGTACCACTGTCCACCTTGGCAACAATAGACTACACCGGTTCCCTGGGCAATATCAACCGGATCAATAACCAACGGACCATTACGATCAAGGCCAATGTGGATGAAACAAAGATCACCGGCCCGGTGGTCCGGGAACAGGCGGAGAAGCTATTGGCGCAAATGCATTTGCCCCCAGGCTACACTGTCCGCTTTACCGGAGAAAACCAGGAACAGGAGGAATCCCAGGGATTCCTCAGCAAGGCCTTTGTCATTGCTCTTTTTTTCATTTTCCTGATTTTGGTCACCCAGTTCAACTCAGTGAGCCAGCCCTTTATCATTATGAGCTCAGTGATACTATCAATGGGTGGAGCCTTTTTCGGCCTAATGCTCTATCGCCAACCCTTTGGCGTCATCATGACCGGTATCGGGGTCATCTCACTGGCCGGGGTCGTGGTCAATAACGCCATCGTCCTGATTGATTACACCAATAAGCTGCGCGAGAACGGCTTTGCCCTGCTGGATGCTGTGGTCTCTGCTGGTGCCACCCGCCTGCGCCCGGTTCTCCTCACCGCCGTGACCACGGTCCTGGGCCTGATCCCTATGGTCACCGGAGTCTCCTACGACTTCCGCAACCTGCGCATCTCCTGGGTCAGTGAGTCCAGCCAGTGGTGGCAGTCTATGGCTGTGGTGGTTATCTTCGGCCTGCTGGTCGCCACTTTCCTGACCCTGGTGGTGGTGCCGGTGCTGTATTTCCTGATTGAGCGGAGTAAGGAGATGTTTACGGCAGGGCGAGAGCAGTATGAAGAAAAAAGAATGAACGCCTATTTGCTGCTTGCACGGGAAAAAAATCAATAAGGGGTTCAACAGGAAATATCTTCTCCTGTTATGCTGGGTGCTGTAGGGGTGAACCCATGTGTTCGCCCTGCTATTAAGGGCAGACACGCAGGTCCGCCCAGAGGACCAGCTTTACAGAACATACTCCTGTTTTTTCAAGTACCCCGATTTGAGGACCAGACTACCAGGAGAGGCTGGAGAACTATTGATTAAGCAGCA contains:
- a CDS encoding efflux RND transporter permease subunit; this encodes MIISDLAVKKSISVLVLAALILVMGTYSYLTLPREAEPDISIPHIFVSTAYRGVAPGDIENSITIEIENKLKSLDGVKNVKSISSEGQSLIDVEFITGIDIDDALRKVKDKVDEAKGELPTDLEDDPYVFEVNISEMPILIFSLAGTCGERCLKEIADDLEDEIEGVPGVLEVEITGAREREIRVEYFPEKLAYYGLSIPEVQAAVQGENSNTSGGALHMGDGKFQVRVPGEFKTPEELYGLVIGTHGGQPVYARDVARVLDTFKEETSRSRLNGLPAINIVVKKRSGENIIAIADAVDAILQQSQPIWPKGTTITKVLDKAKDTKANVADLENNILSGLVLVVVVIFFAMGIRNALLVSMAIPFSMLLSFTVLQFLGITLNMIVLFSLTLALGMLVDNAIVIIENIYRFMEQGVGRVEAAMKGTSEVAMPVIGSTLTTLAVFSPMLFWPGIMGEFMGYLPLTLIVTLSSSLFVALVINPALASLFMKSAKQGRSVSSAEVEAAGEQPVTIQGPLLRPYAGLLRFSLAHPFALIAAAVFLLVFMIQGWLLVVGIKKPVEFFPDIHPKGIYVNTDMPEGADLNYIDGILRQIEEAVAGKGGNSNTSDSGKDTKSSGPSDLPYVKIIYSKAVTATGGGSAFEPNTPNHVGIRFIDLEDRTPPRTTYDTVDDIRKRIKDIAGARVTVAMEAEGPPTGDAINIEISGDNFDVLSSITKEIRAALEKIPHVVDIRDNFVEGTPSVRIKIDRQKAALFGLNTLAIASAIKTSYNGLVISSFREGNEDYDITAQLPEKDRRVDNVLREFMIPTPSGVIVPLSTLATIDYTGSLGNINRINNQRTITIKANVDETKITGPVVREQAEKLLAQMHLPPGYTVRFTGENQEQEESQGFLSKAFVIALFFIFLILVTQFNSVSQPFIIMSSVILSMGGAFFGLMLYRQPFGVIMTGIGVISLAGVVVNNAIVLIDYTNKLRENGFALLDAVVSAGATRLRPVLLTAVTTVLGLIPMVTGVSYDFRNLRISWVSESSQWWQSMAVVVIFGLLVATFLTLVVVPVLYFLIERSKEMFTAGREQYEEKRMNAYLLLAREKNQ
- a CDS encoding type II toxin-antitoxin system VapC family toxin, with translation MKILFDTHAFIWWDSNISRLSPKALELCQDPENSLLLSTASIWEMQIKHQLGKMKLKLPLNDIVEAQQETNGT